The following is a genomic window from Geoalkalibacter halelectricus.
CGGGCTGCTCGGCCTGGGTTTCCTGCAGGCTGTCTTTGGGCTGCAGGTCTCCATTTTGTTCTGTATTGTTTTGTTCGGGCTGGCCCTCGTCGTGGTCTTCGGGGTCGACGAAGGACGCGGCCGCAGGCGGGCGCAGGAACGCCGCGGGCTGCAATGAGTTGCTGGGGACTTGAGAACGGGATGGGGTATTTTGATATGGAGATTTTCGGATGACCGGTTTCAAGGATCATTTTTCCGCCGCCGCGAAAGAATATCGCGCCTTTCGGCCCACCTATCCGGCGGAGCTTTTCGCTTGGCTGGCGCGCATTGCTCCGGGCCGCGACGCGGCTCTGGACATGGGGTGTGGCAACGGCCAGGTCGCGGTGCTGCTGGCGACCCATTTCCGCAAGGTTTTCGCCGTCGATCCGAGCCGCGAGCAGATCCGCAATGCCATCGCGGCCGATAACGTCGAGTATCGGGTCGCGCCTGCCGAGGCGACGGGCCTGGCCGACGGCTGTGTTGATCTGGTGGCGGCGGGGCAAGCCCTGCACTGGTTCGACTTTGAGCGCTTCTATCCCGAGGTGCGGCGCCTGGTACGACCCACGGGAGGCATTTTCGCCGCCTTCACCTATGGTCTCATCCGCATGGGCGGGGCGGTCGATGCGGTCATCGAAGGATTCTACCATGAGGTGCTGGCCGATTACTGGCCACCGGAGCGGCGCCATGTGGACAGTGGTTATCAGTCTCTGCCCTTTCCTTTCCCGGAAATCGCGGCTCCTGCTTTTGAGCTGGTTGAAACCTGGGATTTGCCGCGCCTGGTGGGCTATTTGACCACCTGGTCGGCGGTCAAGGAATACCGGCAACGCACCGGCAGCGACCCCATACCGGAGGTGGAGGCGCAACTGCGGCAGGCCTGGGGCGCGCAACCGGCGCGCGAGGTATGCTGGCCGTTGGCGCTGCGGGTGGGGCGGGTGAATCAGGGCCTGAATCCGTAAGATCCGGCCGGGCCGGATCGCAAGTCATTGACCTGCCTAAGTACGGTGAGGCCCGGTGGCGAAGAGGGCTGCGTCATGTTCCGCGAGGTCAAAAAGGCGTGCCATGAGACTTTCCGTCAAAACCGCTGGCGCAGGGCCCTGGGCCATCAGGTGTCCTGCCTTGAGGGCAAGCAAGCGATCAAAGCGCAGCGTTGCCGCCATGTCGTGCAGGGACATCAACACCGTGACTCCGGAGGATTCGACGATTTCACGCAAAAGCCTGAGCAGTTCGGCCTGGTATTTGAGGTCCAGGCCCGCTAGGGGTTCGTCGAGAAGCAGGCAGCCTGCGCCCTGCACCAGGGTCATGGCAATGAAGGCGCGGCGCAGCTCACCACCGCTTAATTGGCCCAGTTGGGCCTGTCCTTTGCGCTCGAGGCCGACGATGCGCAGGGCTTCCTCGGGACTAAGGCGCGGTGCACTCATGCGGGGATAGTTTCCCATGCGCACCAGCTCGGCAACCCGAAAGGGCAGGTGGACATCAAGGCTTTGGGGAAGGTAGGCCAGGCGCCCGGCCCGCTCCCGGTCGGTGTGCTCGGCAAGGGGGCGGCCTCCGACCCGGACGGTTCCGGTCCATGGCTTAAGCAGGCCCGCGGCCAGCCGGAGAAGTGTTGATTTGCCCGCGCCGTTGGCACCGATGAGGCCGATCATCTCCCCTGGCGCAGCCTCAAAGGTGAGGTTCTCGATAAAGATTTTCCCGCCGAATCCGAAGCACACCTGCTCAAAGGCCAAGCGTGCTTGGGCCCGCCCGTCGTTGCTAAAGTCCATAGCCCTTTTTCCGCAGAATGATCAGAAAGCAGGGGGCCCCGATCAGGGCCGCAATGACTCCCGCCGGGATTTCCAGAGGGGCTGCGAGGGTTCGCCCCGCGCCGTCCGCCAGACACAGGAGCGCACCGCCGACCAGGGCCGCGGCAGGCACGCTGAAGCGGGCGTCGGAGCCGACCCAGTGGCGAACGGCATGAGGCACCAGCAGACCGATAAAGCCGACCGTGCCTCCCAGGGAAATGGCGGCGGCGGTCATCAGGGACGCGGCGATGAACAGCAGCAACCGCTCTGTGCCCGGCGAGAAGCCGAGCCCGTGGGCGATCTCGTCTCCCAGGGTCAGGGCATTGAGTCCTTTGGCGCGAATCAGGGCCAAAGTCAAGCCGGCGGCGATGAGGACCGCGCCTGCGGGAACCAGGCCCCAATCCGCCATGGAGAGATCGCCCGACATCCACAAAATCGCCCGCTTGAGCCCGTCGTTGCTCGAAACGGTCATGACGAGCAGAAGCAGGGCGGAGAAGAAAAAGCCCATGCCGATGCCGCCCAGCAGCAGGCGATCGGGTCTGAGGCCCTGGGGGCTGCGACCCAGGGCGGCCACCGCGGCGCAGGTGAGCAGTGCGCCGGCAAAGGCCAGAATGGGCACCGGCAAGGGCAGGGCGGTGGCCGTCATCAGGCCGAATGCCGCGGCCAGAGCCGCGCCGCTCGATATTCCCAGCACATAGGGGTCGGCTAGAGGGTTGCGAAATACTCCCTGAAGGATGGCGCCCGAGGCCCCGAGGGCCGCTCCCATGAGAAAGGCGACGAAGACGCGGGGCAGGCGCAGGGCGACCAGGATCTGCCAGTCCTCGGGCGTTATGTGCAGGGGGTTGATGAAGCGCGGCCCGCTCAGCACCGACAAAAGCGTCGCGAGCAGCACGGCGAGAATCAATACGGTCGTTTTGGCTGGGCTCATGGCGGGGCATGCTCCCGCCGCTCGTTGAGGGCGTGCGACAAATCGGCGATGCCCTCGGCGATCCGCGGCCCGGCGCGGTACAGGGCGTCATCGACGAAAATCAGGCGATCTTCCTGAATCGCCCCAAGACTGCCGAGGCGCTGCATGAGTCCTTCAGCAAGGGTCGCCATGGCGCCTTGGCCTTGCCCGAAAATAATCACCTCGGGCTTGCGACGCAGAACCTCCTCGACGGAAAAGCGTGGATAGCTGACTCCGGTGCCTGCGGCGATGTTGTCGAACCCCAGGAGGGTCAGCGCATCGTCGACCAGAGTGTCGGTTCCGGCAACGATGAGGGGCTCGGGCCAGATGACGAACAGCGCACGCTTGCGGTCGGCCGCCGGGACGGTTTCGGCAACTTGGGCGTGGCGCAGGATGGTCTTCTCCAGGTTCTGCGCCAGCCGCTCTGCCGCGGTCGGCGCTTGAAGATCCTTGCCCAGATCGCGGATTCCCTGGGGGATGTCTTCCATGCGCCGGGCGGTGAAGACATGGATTTTCACGCCGAGGCGTTCGAGCCGCTGCGCCACTTCGCGCGGGTTGCCGTCCATGGATAATACGACCAGGTCCGGCTTGAGGGCCAGAATCGCCTCCAGGGAGGGGTTGGACATGCCGCCCACCCGGGTGCGGCTGAGCGCCTTCTGCGGCCGGTCGCAGAAGGAGGTGACGCCCACCACCTGCTCGCCGAGGTCCAGGGCGAAAAGAATTTCGGTCATGGCCGGAGCCAGGGAGACGATGCGCTGCGGCGTGGCGGCCTGAAGCTGCGCGCCGAAAAGCACGAAGGCGGCGCACAGGCAGGCCGTGCGGAGGACGCCTGGGTCGTACCTGCGATGTTTTCTGCCGGTCTTGTCCGTCAAAGGCTCACCCTCAGGCCGCCGAAGGCGGCGAAGCCCGGCGTGCCGAAATCGCCGGCTTCCTCATAGTCTTTGTCGAAAAGATTGTCGATGCGGGCATAGACGCTCAGTGCCTTGGTTAGAGCGTAGGCGCCGCGTAGGTTGACGAGTCCGTAGGCGGAAAGGTCGCGCCCGGTGGAGGAGTCGAACCTTCTGGATACATAGATATGGTCCGCTCCCAGACTCACCGCAGAAAAAGTGTATTCCACCGACGACACCACCTTGGCGCGCGGCCGCAAGGGAAGCCGTGACTGGGCGTCGACATCGAGGGCATCCAGCCAGGTGTAGGAGCTTTGTATCAGCAAAGTGTCCAGAGGCCTTGCCGCGGCGGTCAATTCGAGTCCCTTGACACGTGCTCGACCGATATTGTCCGCCGTGAAGGTGGCGAAGTTGGTCTGGATGAGATCGCGGTAGCGCTGCTGGAACCAGGTAGCGCCTAGGGTGAGGCGTCCGGCGAAGAGATCCTGCTCCAAACCCACATCCCAGGCGGTGCTTTTCTCCGGCCTAAGGTCGGGGTTGCCGTAAAAGGGAAAAAACAGTTCGTTGAGGGAGGGGGCGCGAAAGCCGCTTCCGTGGTTGGCTCGGATGCGCAGATCCCGGGCGCGGAGGTGGTATAGCGCCCCGATGCGGTAGGTGAGTTCGTCGCCGAAGGTTTCGTGGTCGTCGTAACGCAGTCCCGCGTCGAGGATCAGGTTTTGATCCAAAAGCCGCAATTTGGCGTTGACATAACCGGCTTTATTGTCCACCGCCTCATCGAAGACCTCTTTGTTTTCAGCGGCTTCGCGCCGATAGGCGATGCCCCCGCTGAGAGTCAGCCGGTGGAGATCCACAACGTGTTGCCAATCAAGCTGACGGGTGAGGGTGTTGATGCGGGCATTGTTCCATAAGGTGTCGGGATCTTCTGATTTCAGCCGCTGTCCTGCCAGGGACAAGCCTAGGCTCTGTTCGTAATTGTCCAGAGGAAAAATCGTGCCTCTGAGGGCAATCAGATAGTCGTCGCGCCTCTGGATCCAGTTCAGGGCGTCCACCATTCCCACCCCCGCTTCGAAGTCGTCGAGCTCTGAACGGTCGTGGGCGTAGCGCAGATTGAGATCGAGGCTGGTGCGGGCCGATGGAGAATAGCCCAGCCGCGCGGAAAGCGTGGTGTTGGTATAGCCGTCGGGTTCCGTGCCGCTGCGCGCTGCTGAGATGCCTTGCGTATCGAACCAGGTGGCGCTGAGTCGGTAATCATGGCGCTCCGTGCCGCCGGAGAGGGATCCCGACGCCTTGCGCGTGGAAAACGAGCCGGCCTCCAAAAGGAGGTTTGTCTTGGGTGGGCCGGCCCCTTTGCGGGTGATGATGTTGACGACGCCGGCCATGGCTTCCGACCCGTAGAGAGTGCTTTGCGGTCCCTTGAGGATTTCGATGCGCTCGATATCGTCGGTCAGAAGTCCGCCCAGGTCCGCCGCGCCGGTAGAGGGGCTGTTCACCCGCACGCCGTCCACCAGCACCAGCACCTGGCGGCCGTTGCCGCCGCGCAGCAGCAAAGTGGCGTTTTTTCCGGCCCCGCCGTTTTGCACCACGAACAGGTCCGATCGGGTTCGAAGCAACTCGGTCACAAAGGGGGTTCCCCTTGACTCGATCTCATCGCGGGAGATGACCGTCAGGGATTGAGGCACGTCGGTTCGCGGTTCGTCCCAGCGGGAGGCGGTGACGACGATTTCCGGAAGATTGAAGGTCTGAGGTTGGGCGAAGGCCGGGGTGGATAGGGACAGGACGAACAACAGGCGAAAGATGCCCTTGAGCATGGATTAACCTCCCTCGAAGTTGTCGGACGGCGCGGTATTCCGGCTCAGGGCGACCTACTGACCCGCCTTCCCAGGAGAAATCCCAGTGGCTGTTCCCACGCGATCAGTGCGCGGGCGGGCGTTCGTTCCCATTACGGCTGCGGGGCAGCGGGGGCTTTACACCCCTCTTCCTCACATCCGTCCGTTTTGAAAATGGATCAAGTGCTTGTTGATAATAGATAAGGGCGCGGCAGTCAAGAAAAAGGACTAAAAGGGCAGGTTTTGAGCCGGAGGCTCAATGAGGTCCTTAAGCTTCCATTCATCGGAAAAAAAACGGCCGCAACCGCGCAGAACGTCCCCGTTGAGTTGCAACTCGGCGCGCGTGGGGAAACGTTCGCCGCTCATGCTGTCTTGGCAAGGCTCGCGGTCGATGCGTAGCTTCGCCTGAACCCCTTCGGTTTGCCCGAGGAACGAGACTGTGTTCGCGGAGGTATCCGGTTCGGGGTCCGTGGTTGCAAAGACCAATTCGCGACTGCCGTAGTCGAGAGTCAGGCGCATGGCCGGAGTTGCTCCCCCCTCGACTTCGGCGACCCATCCAGGTTCCTGGCCGATGGCGCGGTATTGGAGGCCGCGCTCGCGGGCCTCGGCCCAGGGGGAAGGGGCCTGCGTCGCCCGGCAGATCAGGGGCTCGTCGCCGTCCAGGCTCAGCAATGCTTCATCCCGCCCCTTGCTCCAGAATTCATTGTCCCTTTGATCCGCAAAGCGTGCACCCGAAGCTGCGACCACCGGCGCAAGGCGCAGGTCTCCCCGCCCCATGATCAAGAGCAGTTCGCCATTTTCAAGCAGGGTGTGAATGCGCAGGTCACCGCACTGATAGGTTTGTTCGGAAGCGGGGGACGGAGGCGGGGCCGCCGGCAGGGTGGGGCGGCAGGCGCCCAGCGTTGCTGCGAGTAGCGATAGGAGAATAAAAAGACGCACCCTGTGCCTCCGGCAAGGTAAGTGGGGGATTAAGGTACTGCGATTTCCAGGCCCAGGTCCTCCCATTCGGGAAAGCCGCCGAGGAAGGTGAAAACTTGTGCGTGACCGAGTCTTTGCGCCGCGACCGCGGCCTCGATGGCCAGACCTCAGGTGTAGCCTCGGCAATAGAAGATCAGCGGAATGCTCCGGTCTTGCGGCAGATGGATTTGGATGGCGCTGAATTGCTGGGGGGGGATGTTGATGGCCGTGGGCAGATGACCGCGGGCATACTCCTCGGTGGTCCGAGTGTCAACGATCAGGACATGTTGCTTTTGGTCCAGAAGGTTTTTCACCTCGCCCGCGGGTAGATTCGGGATGTTTTGTGCCCAGATGTTCGGGGCGGCAAGCAGAAGCGCTATCAGAACAAGGGCGTACCCAAAGTTTTTCATCAACTTCCTCCTTGGGACAGGGGGAAAAGAAAAAGGGGTCGGCAGAATGTCTGCGACCCCTTGTTTTCTTTTGGTGGAGCTAGGCGGGATCGAACCGCCGACCTCTTGAATGCCATTCAAGCGCTCTCCCAGCTGAGCTATAGCCCCTCAAACGAGGCCTGTTTATAGCAAAAGCCGAAAGGGCGAGTCAATAAAATTTTTTTGCTGCGTCAAATTGGGTGCGTTTTCGTTTGATCTTGGTTCGGCAAAGGGCGCAGAGGGTCTGGGATTGACAAGATCGTAGCTTAGGCTAACCTTATTCCATGAAACGATTTCAGAGGCTTATCCCATTTCTGCTGATTATTTCGCTGGCTGTTTCCATGCTCGTCTCCCAGGGGTTGAGCAGCCAGACGCCGACTGCGGCGACCGCGCGGATCAATGTCGTGCAGGTCGCCGATGTCATCAATCCGGTGGTCGCGCGGTTCATCAAGGATGAGATCGAGCGAACCAACCGCGAGGGCATGCACGCCTTTCTGCTGGAACTCGACACCCCCGGCGGTCTTGATACGGCCATGCGGGACATCATCCAATCCATTCTCAATTCCCAGGCTCCGGTCATCGTCTATGTGGCTCCGCGCGGCGCGCGCGCAGCCTCGGCCGGGGCGCTCATCACCCTGGCGGCGGATTTTGCCGCCATGGCTCCCGGCACCAACATCGGCGCGGCTACGCCCGTGGCCCTCGGTGGCGGTGAGCAGGACGACGCCATGATGGAGAAGGTGTTGCAGGATGCGGTGGCCTATGCCAAAAGCCTGGCCGAGCAGCGCGGACGCAACAAGGAGTGGGCCGAGCGCATCATTCGCGAGGGGCTTTCCTCCTCGGCGCGCGAGGCGCTGGAGCTACAGGTTATCGACATCATCGCCGACGATCGCGACGATCTTTTTGCCCAACTCGACGGTCGGCGTTATCTGCGTGCCGGGCAGTCCATGACCCTGGCGACCGCGCAGGTGGATCTGGTGTTTTCCGAAATGAACTGGCGCCAGCAGATCCTCACCGCCATCAGCAATCCCAACGTGGCCTATTTGCTGTTGATGCTCGGCTTTCTTGGGATTTTTTTCGAACTCTCCAACCCCGGCGCCATCGTTCCCGGCGCCATTGGCGCCATTGCCTTGCTGTTGGCCTTTTTCGGGTTGCAGACCCTACCGGTCAATTATGTCGGCGTGCTGCTGCTGTTCCTTGCGGTGGTGTTGTTCATGCTTGAGATCTATGTGTCTTCGTACGGAATGTTGACGGTGGGCGGCATATTGTCCATGGCCCTGGGGTCGCTCATGCTGATCGATACGGCCGAGCCTTACATGCAGATCTCGCGCGCCGTTATTTTCGCCACGGTGCTGGTCTGCGCGGGATTTTTCATCGTCGTTATCTATTTCGTTACCCGCACCCAGCGCCGGCCGGCCTTTTCCGGAACCGAAGGTATGGTCGGCGAACGTGGTCGCGCCGACTCGCCCATCGCGCCCGAGGGCCGGGTGTTCGTCCACGGTGAACTCTGGACGGCCGTTTCCAGCGAACATATCGCCGAAGGTGAGCCCATTGAAGTGGTCGGTATGTTGCCTGGTATGAAACTCGAGGTGCGCCGGATTAAATCCGAACGCTGATTCTTTTGTCCGCGCAAGGGACCTTTGCCTTCCGCCAGCATTTTTCTTAAGGAGGTCAACTTATGGATTTGCCCGTCAATATTTTCTGGCTGGTGATACTTGCTTTGCTGGTGGTCATTATCGCCAGCGCCATCCGCATGCTTTACGAGTACGAGCGTGGGGTGGTTTTTCGTCTCGGGCGTTTCTCCAGCGTAAAAGGACCGGGCTTGCGTTTCATCATCCCCGGTGTCGATCGCATGGTGAAGGTAAGCTTGCGCACCGTGGCCATGGACGTGCCGCCGCAGGACGTCATCACCAAGGACAACGTTTCGATCAAGGTGAATGCGGTCATCTATTTCCGCGTGGTCAGTCCCGATAAGGCCCTGATCGAGGTGGAAAACTATCTCTACGCCACCAGTCAGTTGGCCCAGACATCGCTGCGCAGTGTTCTCGGTCAGTCGGAGCTGGATGACCTGCTGGCCCATCGCGATCAGATCAACCAGCATTTGCAGGAGTTGCTCGATCGGCAGACCGACCCCTGGGGCGTGAAGATTTCCAACGTCGAAATCAAGCATGTCGACTTGCCCTCGGAAATGCAGCGCGCCATGGCACGACAAGCCGAGGCGGAGCGTGAGCGGCGCTCCAAGGTCATTCACGCCGAGGGGGAATTCCAGGCATCTCAAAAGTTGGCCGAGGCCGCCAGTATCATTTCCAAGGAAACCGGTGCCCTGCAACTGCGCTTCCTGCAAACTCTGACGGAGGTGTCGGCGGAGAAGAACTCCACGATTATCTTCCCCGTGCCTCTCGATCTGTTGACCCCGTTTCTGGACAAAATGAAGAAAGACAAAGAGGGGTGAGGAAATTTTTTGGATTCTTCCAGGCGGACCGTTGCGTCCGCCTTTTTTCTTGGTTGGCCCATCTCCTATGTGGGAAAAGATGCGAAGACGAGGATTTTTTTTGTGTTGTGATTTCAGGAGGTTGGAACTTAGAACGACATTCTAGCTTGACAGGCATGCGCCCCTTTGTTTAGATGCCACTGAAACGTCTACGACACGTAAGGTTTTAAAATTACTATAAAAATTTAGGCTCGTTAAAATGTAAATGCCTTTTATGGTGGCTTCCGTTCAACATTTTCACGGGCCGGCACGCATGGGGATGCCGGCAGGAGGAGGTTTAATGGCAGTAAAAAAATTCAAGAAGGTCATGGCGGCGAACCGGGGTGAGATCGCCATCCGTATTTTCCGTGCCTGCACCGAGTTGGGCATCAGCACGGTGGCGATTTATTCGGAGGAAGACAAGATTTCGCTGCACCGCTACAAGGCCGACGAGGCCTACCCGGTCGGCAGGGGCAAGAATCCCATCGATGCCTACCTGGCCATCGACGAGATCATCGACCTGGCCCGCAAGAAAGAGGTCGACGCCATCCATCCCGGCTATGGTTTTCTGTCTGAAAACGCCGAATTCGCCGAGGCTTGCGAGCGCGCCGGAATCACCTTCATCGGCCCGACGCCCGAGATTCAGCGCCGCCTGGGCGATAAGGTCAGTGCCCGTGCCGTCGCCATCGAGGCTGGCGTACCGGTGGTACCAGGCACCGAAAAGCCCATTGCCACCGAGGAAGAAGCACTGATTTTCGCCAAGGAGGCGGGGTATCCCATCATCGTCAAGGCGGCCGCGGGCGGCGGTGGACGCGGCATGCGCGTGGCCCGCAATCAGCGCGAACTGCTCGAGGGACTCAAGAGTGCGGCCTCCGAGGCCAAGGCATCCTTCGGCAACGAGGCGGTGTTTCTCGAGAAATACATCGAGCATCCCAAGCATATCGAAGTGCAGATCATGGGTGACACCCACGGCAACATCGTGCACTTCTTCGAGCGCGACTGCTCGATTCAACGGCGCCACCAAAAGGTGATCGAAATTGCCCCCTCCCTGAGCCTCTCCGCCGAGCAGCGCCAGGAAGTTTGCGACATGGCGATGAAAATCGCCCGTTCGGTGGATTACGTCAACGCCGGCACCGTCGAATTTCTGCTGGACCAGCAGGGTAAATTCTACTTTATCGAAACCAATCCGCGCATCCAGGTCGAGCATACCGTCACCGAGATGGTGACCCAGCGCAACCTGGTGCAAATCCAGATTCGCGTGGCCGAAGGTCATCAGCTGTCGGATCCGCAAATCGGCATCACCAGCCAGGATGACATTGAACTGCGTGGCTTCGCCATCCAGAGCCGCGTGACCACCGAGGATCCCAGCAACAATTTCGCCCCCGACTTCGGTACCATCAAGGTCTATCGCACCGCTGCCGGCTACGGGGTGCGTCTTGATGCCGGCCAGGGCTACGCGGGAGCCCAGGTCACGCCGCACTACGATTCGCTGCTGACCAAGATCACCGCCTTCGGGCGCGGCTTTCCCGACGCGGCGCGCACCATGCACCGCGCCTTGCAGGAATTCCGTATTCGCGGCGTCAAGACCAATATCGGCTTTCTGGAAAACGTCATTACCCATCCGACATTTCTGGCCGGCAAGTGCGATACCTCGTTCATCGACACCCATCCGGAGTTGTTTCAGATCCCGGTTAAGCGCGACCGCGCCAACAAACTGCTCTGCTTTATCGGGCATACGGTGGTCAACGGCTATCCCGGCATCAAACCGGAAAAAGCCCTGCGCTTTCGCGACCTGCGCGAAGCCGAGGTGCCGGAGATCCATTATGATACGCCCCGCCCGCGCGGCACCCGCGACATCCTGCGCGAAAAGGGTGCCGAGGGACTGGCCCAATGGGCGCTCAAAGAGAAAAAGCTGCTGATCACCGACACCACCATGCGCGATGCGCATCAGTCGCTCATGGCCACGCGCTTTCGCACCGCGGATCTGGATCGAATTGCCGAGGCGACCAGTGTTCTCGGCGGCGGCCTGTTTAGCTTGGAAATGTGGGGCGGCGCGACCTTCGATGTCTCCATGCGCTTTCTGCGCGAGGACCCCTGGGAGCGCCTCGATCGGCTGCGGGCCAAGATCCCCAATGTCCTCTTTCAGATGCTGCTGCGCGGCTCCAACGCCGTCGGCTACACCAACTATCCCGACAACGTGGTGCAGGAATTCGTCAAGAAGGCGGCCGAAAGCGG
Proteins encoded in this region:
- a CDS encoding pyruvate carboxylase; this translates as MAVKKFKKVMAANRGEIAIRIFRACTELGISTVAIYSEEDKISLHRYKADEAYPVGRGKNPIDAYLAIDEIIDLARKKEVDAIHPGYGFLSENAEFAEACERAGITFIGPTPEIQRRLGDKVSARAVAIEAGVPVVPGTEKPIATEEEALIFAKEAGYPIIVKAAAGGGGRGMRVARNQRELLEGLKSAASEAKASFGNEAVFLEKYIEHPKHIEVQIMGDTHGNIVHFFERDCSIQRRHQKVIEIAPSLSLSAEQRQEVCDMAMKIARSVDYVNAGTVEFLLDQQGKFYFIETNPRIQVEHTVTEMVTQRNLVQIQIRVAEGHQLSDPQIGITSQDDIELRGFAIQSRVTTEDPSNNFAPDFGTIKVYRTAAGYGVRLDAGQGYAGAQVTPHYDSLLTKITAFGRGFPDAARTMHRALQEFRIRGVKTNIGFLENVITHPTFLAGKCDTSFIDTHPELFQIPVKRDRANKLLCFIGHTVVNGYPGIKPEKALRFRDLREAEVPEIHYDTPRPRGTRDILREKGAEGLAQWALKEKKLLITDTTMRDAHQSLMATRFRTADLDRIAEATSVLGGGLFSLEMWGGATFDVSMRFLREDPWERLDRLRAKIPNVLFQMLLRGSNAVGYTNYPDNVVQEFVKKAAESGIDVFRIFDSLNWSKGMAVAMEAVRKSGTVCEASMCYTGDILDPKRDKYPLKYYVELAKELEKMGAHILGIKDMAGLLKPFAAEKLIKALKAEIGIPIHLHTHDTSSNGGAMLLVAAQAGVDIVDLALSSVSGLTAQPNLNALLAVLEGTLWDPKLDQEALQQLANYWETVRTYYAPFESELRSGTAQVYHHEIPGGQYSNYKPQVEGLGLGHRWEECKEMYRKVNDMFGDVIKVTPSSKIVGDMAMFMVQNNLQPEDVYERGHDLTFPKGVIDFFKGMIGQPVGGFPEDLQQIILKDEKPLTCRPGELLEPVDFVAAKTQLEEKVEHKVSERDVLSAVLYPGVWEEFDGHRQEFGDTSVLPTPVFFYGMETGDELNVEIEPGKTLIVRLNAVGSLQKDGTRNIYFELNGEPRQVTVKDLSVESDEASHQKAEKGNAKHVGAPMPGKVFKLMVKVGDEVSAGDTLLITEAMKMETNVKAKAAGKIVEVLFKEGDAVQQDDLLVVFE